One part of the Streptomyces sp. AM 2-1-1 genome encodes these proteins:
- the rfbB gene encoding dTDP-glucose 4,6-dehydratase: MTTHILVTGGAGFIGSHYVRTVLGPQGPGDIAVTVLDKLTYAGNPANLDEVRDHPGFSFVQGDICDAELVGKLMADHDQVVHFAAESHVDRSIDGGAEFVRTNVVGTHTLIHAAHLAGIKTFVHISTDEVYGSIDEGSWPETHPLEPNSPYSSAKASSDLIALSYHRTHGLDVRVTRCSNNYGHHHFPEKVIPLFVTNLLDGKTVPLYGDGANVRDWLHIDDHVQGIELVRTKGRAGEVYNIGGGTELSNKELTGLLLEACGADWETSVTYVEDRKGHDRRYSVDCAKIREELGYVPRKDFKQGLAETVQWYRDNRAWWEPLKDRAAL, encoded by the coding sequence ATGACCACCCACATCCTGGTGACCGGCGGAGCCGGCTTCATCGGCTCGCACTACGTCCGTACCGTCCTCGGCCCCCAGGGCCCCGGCGACATCGCCGTCACGGTGCTGGACAAGCTCACCTACGCGGGCAACCCCGCCAACCTCGACGAGGTCCGCGACCACCCGGGCTTCTCCTTCGTGCAGGGGGACATCTGCGACGCCGAGCTCGTCGGCAAGCTGATGGCCGACCACGACCAGGTGGTGCACTTCGCCGCCGAGTCGCACGTCGACCGCTCCATCGACGGGGGCGCCGAGTTCGTCCGTACGAACGTCGTGGGCACCCACACCCTGATCCACGCCGCGCACCTGGCCGGGATCAAGACCTTCGTGCACATCTCCACCGACGAGGTCTACGGCTCGATCGACGAGGGCTCCTGGCCCGAGACGCACCCGCTGGAGCCCAACTCGCCCTACTCCTCGGCGAAGGCGTCCAGCGACCTCATCGCGCTCTCGTACCACCGCACCCACGGGCTCGACGTGCGGGTGACCCGCTGCTCCAACAACTACGGGCACCACCACTTCCCCGAGAAGGTCATCCCGCTCTTCGTCACCAACCTGCTCGACGGCAAGACCGTCCCGCTCTACGGGGACGGCGCCAACGTCCGCGACTGGCTGCACATCGACGACCACGTCCAGGGCATCGAGCTGGTCCGCACCAAGGGCCGCGCCGGCGAGGTCTACAACATCGGCGGTGGCACCGAGCTCTCCAACAAGGAGCTCACCGGCCTGCTGCTGGAAGCCTGCGGCGCCGACTGGGAGACCAGCGTCACCTACGTCGAGGACCGCAAGGGCCACGACCGCCGCTACTCCGTGGACTGCGCCAAGATCCGCGAGGAGCTCGGCTACGTCCCGCGCAAGGACTTCAAGCAGGGCCTCGCCGAGACCGTGCAGTGGTACCGCGACAACCGCGCCTGGTGGGAGCCGCTGAAGGACCGGGCCGCCCTGTGA
- the rfbD gene encoding dTDP-4-dehydrorhamnose reductase, translating to MSAVWLVTGAGGMLGRDVLAKLAAEGVVAVAADRAALDVADPEAVRAVFAEHRPAVVVNCAAWTAVDDAESQEEAALRVNGTGPRVLAEACREHGAVLLQVSTDYVFAGDGDEPYAEDAPTAPRSAYGRTKLAGERAVLETLPETGYVVRTAWLYGAGGGNFVRTMIKLEGIKETLDVVDDQRGQPTWTVDLADRLVALGKGALAGTAPAGVYHGTSGGGTTWCGFTREIFRLLGADPERVRPTTSEAFVRPAPRPAYSVLGHDRWSAAGIEPVRDWREALAEAFPALVTAERG from the coding sequence GTGAGCGCCGTCTGGCTGGTGACCGGGGCCGGCGGCATGCTCGGCCGGGACGTGCTGGCGAAGCTGGCCGCCGAGGGCGTCGTCGCGGTCGCCGCCGACCGCGCGGCGCTCGACGTCGCGGACCCGGAGGCCGTGCGCGCCGTCTTCGCGGAGCACCGCCCCGCGGTCGTCGTCAACTGCGCCGCCTGGACCGCCGTGGACGACGCGGAGAGCCAGGAGGAGGCCGCGCTGCGCGTCAACGGCACCGGCCCGCGGGTCCTCGCCGAGGCGTGCCGCGAACACGGCGCCGTCCTGCTCCAGGTCTCCACGGACTACGTCTTCGCCGGCGACGGTGACGAGCCGTACGCCGAGGACGCCCCCACGGCTCCGCGCAGCGCCTACGGCCGCACCAAGCTCGCGGGCGAGCGAGCGGTGCTGGAGACCCTGCCGGAGACCGGCTACGTGGTCCGTACGGCCTGGCTCTACGGAGCGGGCGGCGGGAACTTCGTCCGCACGATGATCAAGCTGGAAGGCATCAAGGAGACGCTCGACGTCGTGGACGACCAGCGCGGGCAGCCGACGTGGACCGTCGACCTGGCGGACCGTCTGGTGGCCCTCGGCAAGGGCGCGCTCGCGGGCACCGCCCCGGCCGGCGTCTACCACGGCACCAGCGGCGGCGGGACGACCTGGTGCGGCTTCACCCGGGAGATCTTCCGGCTGCTGGGCGCGGACCCCGAGCGGGTCCGGCCGACCACCAGCGAGGCGTTCGTCCGGCCCGCTCCCCGCCCCGCGTACAGCGTGCTCGGCCACGACCGGTGGTCCGCCGCCGGGATCGAGCCGGTCCGCGACTGGCGCGAGGCACTGGCGGAGGCGTTCCCCGCCCTCGTCACCGCCGAGCGCGGCTGA
- the rfbC gene encoding dTDP-4-dehydrorhamnose 3,5-epimerase yields the protein MRQLDIAGAWVQEPKLFPDSRGSFHEWFQAADFTEAAGHGLRLAQANCSVSSRGTLRGIHFADVPPSQAKYVKCVRGAVLDVIVDIRVGSPTYKQWEAVRLDDVDHHAVYLSEGLGHAFMALTDDATVVYLCSEGYAPGREHGINPLDPELGIEWPEGITPLLSDKDAAAPTLAEAEARGLLPSFEACQAYAAQLRARG from the coding sequence ATGCGGCAGCTCGACATCGCCGGGGCGTGGGTGCAGGAGCCCAAGCTCTTCCCCGACAGCCGGGGAAGCTTCCACGAGTGGTTCCAGGCCGCCGACTTCACCGAGGCGGCCGGGCACGGCCTCCGGCTCGCCCAGGCCAACTGCTCGGTGTCGAGCCGGGGGACCCTGCGCGGCATCCACTTCGCCGACGTGCCGCCGAGCCAGGCCAAGTACGTCAAGTGCGTGCGCGGCGCGGTGCTGGACGTGATCGTGGACATCCGGGTCGGCTCCCCCACGTACAAGCAGTGGGAGGCCGTACGGCTCGACGACGTCGACCACCACGCGGTCTACCTCTCCGAGGGGCTCGGTCACGCCTTCATGGCCCTGACCGACGACGCCACCGTGGTGTACCTCTGCTCCGAGGGGTACGCCCCGGGCCGCGAGCACGGCATCAACCCGCTCGACCCGGAGCTGGGCATCGAGTGGCCCGAAGGCATCACTCCGCTGCTCTCCGACAAGGACGCCGCCGCCCCCACGCTGGCCGAGGCCGAGGCGCGGGGTCTGCTGCCCTCGTTCGAGGCGTGCCAGGCCTACGCCGCGCAGCTGCGCGCCCGGGGCTGA